One stretch of Aeromicrobium fastidiosum DNA includes these proteins:
- a CDS encoding magnesium transporter MgtE N-terminal domain-containing protein produces the protein MSATPGRIFLSRIVGQAVFDPAGDQVGKLRDIVVAVRSATQRPRVLGIVVEVLGRRRVFLPITRVTSLGSGQIITTGVLNVRRFEQRSTETLAIHQLLDRTVTLPDGTPGTVYDLAMEQDPRRDWYISTLAVQAAGKRFGRRGPHQVLEWDEVKGLTGAESTQGATHLLATMDEMRAADVANALRDLPPKRRMEVVSELDDERLADVLEELPEKYQVEILGVLDPDRAVDVLTEMDPDDAADLLGELPPATAEGLLAQMEPDDADDVRRLLSYEERTAGGMMTTEPVVLPADATIAEALARIRNSDLIPALASMVYICRSPLETPTGKFLGIVHFQALLREPPSTLVGTIVDNDIDWPRPTASLQHVANLLAAYNMVALPVVDDNAHLLGAVTIDDVLDHLLPEGWRESDPDQAEVVAHG, from the coding sequence GTGAGCGCAACCCCCGGACGGATCTTCCTGTCCCGCATCGTCGGGCAGGCCGTCTTCGACCCCGCGGGCGACCAGGTGGGCAAGCTGCGCGACATCGTCGTCGCGGTGCGGTCGGCCACGCAGCGTCCCCGCGTGCTCGGCATCGTCGTCGAGGTGTTGGGACGGCGCCGGGTCTTCCTGCCCATCACGCGGGTCACGTCGCTGGGCTCCGGCCAGATCATCACGACGGGCGTGCTCAACGTGCGCCGCTTCGAGCAGCGCAGCACCGAGACCCTCGCGATCCACCAGCTGCTCGACCGCACCGTGACCCTGCCCGACGGCACGCCCGGCACGGTCTACGACCTCGCGATGGAGCAGGACCCCCGACGCGACTGGTACATCTCGACCCTCGCGGTGCAGGCCGCCGGCAAGCGCTTCGGCCGCCGCGGGCCCCACCAGGTGCTGGAGTGGGACGAGGTCAAGGGCCTCACGGGTGCCGAGAGCACGCAGGGCGCCACCCACCTGCTCGCCACGATGGACGAGATGCGCGCCGCCGACGTCGCCAACGCGCTGCGCGACCTGCCACCGAAGCGCCGCATGGAGGTCGTCTCTGAGCTCGACGACGAGCGTCTCGCCGACGTGCTCGAGGAGCTGCCCGAGAAGTACCAGGTCGAGATCCTGGGCGTCCTCGACCCCGACCGCGCCGTCGACGTCCTCACCGAGATGGATCCCGACGACGCCGCCGACCTGCTCGGCGAGCTGCCGCCGGCCACGGCCGAGGGCCTGCTGGCGCAGATGGAGCCCGACGACGCCGACGACGTCCGCCGCCTCCTGTCGTACGAGGAGCGCACGGCCGGCGGCATGATGACGACCGAGCCGGTCGTGCTGCCCGCCGACGCGACGATCGCCGAGGCGCTGGCGCGCATCCGCAACTCCGACCTCATCCCGGCACTCGCCTCGATGGTCTACATCTGCCGCTCGCCGCTCGAGACCCCCACCGGCAAGTTCCTCGGCATCGTGCACTTCCAGGCCCTGCTGCGGGAGCCGCCGTCGACCCTCGTCGGCACGATCGTCGACAACGACATCGACTGGCCGCGCCCCACGGCGTCTCTGCAGCACGTCGCCAACCTGCTGGCCGCCTACAACATGGTCGCCCTGCCGGTCGTCGACGACAACGCCCACCTGCTCGGGGCGGTGACCATCGACGACGTCCTCGACCACCTGCTGCCCGAGGGGTGGCGCGAGAGCGACCCCGACCAGGCGGAGGTGGTCGCCCATGGCTGA
- a CDS encoding DUF3592 domain-containing protein, which yields MTLVAIALIVIGAALSLFATSLIVRPMGWARTTGEIIGLSPAAPSWAPHRGASFRFTSGDGTEHTVWAPDATTAGQGVGGTVQVRYDADAPAHARAATPLAQVFVLIAAADAIAVVGILLLVL from the coding sequence ATGACCCTCGTAGCCATCGCCCTCATCGTCATCGGTGCAGCGCTCAGCCTGTTCGCGACGTCCCTGATCGTCCGGCCGATGGGGTGGGCCCGCACGACGGGCGAGATCATCGGCCTGTCGCCCGCCGCGCCGTCGTGGGCCCCGCACCGCGGAGCGTCGTTCAGGTTCACGTCGGGCGACGGCACCGAGCACACCGTGTGGGCACCCGACGCGACGACGGCCGGTCAGGGCGTCGGCGGCACGGTGCAGGTGCGCTACGACGCCGACGCGCCCGCCCATGCGCGAGCAGCGACGCCGCTGGCACAGGTCTTCGTCCTGATCGCCGCCGCAGACGCCATCGCGGTCGTCGGCATCCTCCTGCTCGTCCTCTGA
- a CDS encoding OFA family MFS transporter, protein MPLAILDRQRTVAAPGFNRWLIPPAALAVHLCIGQAYATSVYKASLVQNFDVSLTQIGIVFSIAIVMLGVSAAVFGTWVDTGGPRRAMFTAALFWSGGFLIGSAGIATDQLWLLYLGYGFIGGIGLGIGYISPVSTLIKWFPDRPGLATGMAIMGFGGGAMIASPLSAKLLGIYDDSFDTATGIASGSAVAKLFVTLGVVYLVLMMFGAWLIRVPADDWKPAGFDPSTVKSKALVTTDNVSAANAIRTPQFWLLWIVLFCNVTAGIGILEQAAPMIQDFFRDGETSSVAAASAAGFVGLLSLFNLTGRFVWSSTSDVVGRKNIYVGYLGIGILLYAFLAFQGSTSTILFALVAGVIISFYGGGFATAPAYLRDLFGTYQVGAIHGRLLTAWAAAGVVGPLIVNGFLDAKGEPGQLNAGDYRPALLTMVGVLAVGFVANLLIRPVAARFHEEKKAVTEAAAQTSTGAGHDVAIDKAGPLLVVAWVVVLVPLAYGIYETVVKAADLF, encoded by the coding sequence ATGCCACTCGCCATCCTCGATCGTCAGCGCACCGTCGCCGCACCCGGCTTCAACCGCTGGCTCATCCCGCCGGCCGCGCTGGCCGTCCACCTCTGCATCGGTCAGGCGTACGCCACGAGCGTCTACAAGGCGTCGCTGGTCCAGAACTTCGACGTGAGCCTGACGCAGATCGGCATCGTCTTCTCGATCGCGATCGTCATGCTGGGCGTCTCGGCGGCGGTGTTCGGCACCTGGGTCGACACCGGCGGGCCGCGGCGCGCGATGTTCACGGCAGCGCTGTTCTGGTCGGGCGGCTTCCTGATCGGCTCGGCGGGCATCGCGACCGACCAGTTGTGGCTGCTCTACCTGGGCTACGGGTTCATCGGCGGCATCGGGCTCGGCATCGGCTACATCTCGCCGGTGTCGACGCTGATCAAGTGGTTCCCCGACCGTCCGGGCCTGGCCACCGGCATGGCCATCATGGGCTTCGGCGGTGGCGCGATGATCGCGAGCCCGCTGTCGGCCAAGCTGCTTGGCATCTACGACGACTCGTTCGACACCGCGACCGGCATCGCATCGGGGTCGGCCGTGGCCAAGCTGTTCGTGACCCTCGGCGTCGTCTACCTCGTGCTGATGATGTTCGGTGCGTGGCTCATCCGCGTGCCGGCCGACGACTGGAAGCCCGCGGGCTTCGATCCGTCGACCGTCAAGAGCAAGGCGCTCGTGACGACCGACAACGTCTCGGCGGCCAACGCGATCCGCACGCCGCAGTTCTGGCTGCTGTGGATCGTGCTGTTCTGCAACGTGACGGCCGGCATCGGCATCCTCGAGCAGGCCGCGCCGATGATCCAGGACTTCTTCCGCGACGGCGAGACGTCGAGCGTCGCCGCCGCCTCGGCCGCGGGGTTCGTCGGCCTGCTGTCGTTGTTCAACCTGACGGGTCGCTTCGTGTGGTCGTCGACCTCGGACGTCGTGGGCCGCAAGAACATCTACGTCGGCTACCTCGGCATCGGCATCCTGCTCTACGCCTTCCTGGCCTTCCAGGGCTCGACCTCGACGATCCTGTTCGCACTGGTGGCAGGCGTCATCATCAGCTTCTACGGCGGCGGCTTCGCAACCGCCCCGGCCTACCTGCGCGACCTGTTCGGCACCTACCAGGTCGGCGCGATCCACGGCCGGCTGCTGACGGCGTGGGCCGCGGCCGGCGTCGTCGGCCCGCTCATCGTCAACGGGTTCCTCGACGCCAAGGGGGAGCCGGGCCAGCTCAACGCCGGCGACTACCGACCCGCGCTGCTCACGATGGTCGGCGTGCTGGCCGTCGGGTTCGTCGCCAACCTGCTGATCCGTCCGGTGGCCGCGAGGTTCCACGAGGAGAAGAAGGCCGTGACCGAGGCCGCCGCGCAGACATCCACGGGTGCGGGCCACGACGTCGCGATCGACAAGGCCGGCCCGTTGCTGGTCGTCGCGTGGGTCGTCGTGCTGGTGCCGCTGGCCTACGGCATCTACGAGACCGTCGTGAAAGCGGCCGACCTGTTCTGA
- a CDS encoding alpha/beta hydrolase has protein sequence MAHLALAAEPQYFPGASLRSRALGLTLRHTVRPVLGLWTHLPFDIFPPNLVEHAAKLLPVHEGTMWRQVDLPTTRSEWLQAKGVTDISGGNGRAILYFHGGAFLTCGLNTHRRLVSRISYAAKQPVLNVGYRQMPYEPINESVADGVDGFRWLLDQGYRAEDITIAGDSAGGYLAFSVARQVLDRGWGRPAGVVALSPLLDFDPTGKKAHRNAHRCQTFPLAAVARLTDVTLRLDTRRGVTSRRVDPVNMPLADMPPALIHVGSREVLMADAELMANRLVSAGVPCDLQVWEKQVHVFQAAASWVPEARVAIDEIGAFVRGLAEREVVETFSTPATPPVAADVERPTARVAQL, from the coding sequence ATGGCGCACCTGGCACTCGCCGCCGAGCCGCAGTACTTCCCCGGTGCGAGCCTGCGCTCCCGGGCCCTCGGCCTCACGTTGCGCCACACGGTCCGGCCCGTCCTCGGACTGTGGACGCACCTGCCGTTCGACATCTTCCCGCCCAATCTCGTGGAGCACGCGGCCAAGCTGCTGCCGGTGCACGAGGGCACGATGTGGCGCCAGGTAGACCTGCCCACGACCCGTAGCGAGTGGCTCCAGGCCAAGGGCGTCACCGACATCAGCGGCGGCAACGGGCGCGCGATCCTGTACTTCCACGGCGGGGCGTTCCTGACCTGCGGGCTCAACACCCACCGCCGGCTCGTCTCGCGCATCTCGTACGCCGCGAAGCAGCCCGTGCTCAACGTGGGCTACCGGCAGATGCCGTACGAACCGATCAACGAGTCGGTGGCCGACGGCGTCGACGGGTTCCGGTGGCTGCTCGACCAGGGCTACCGGGCCGAGGACATCACGATCGCCGGAGACTCCGCCGGCGGCTACCTGGCCTTCAGCGTCGCCCGGCAGGTGCTCGACCGGGGATGGGGACGGCCCGCCGGCGTCGTCGCCCTGTCGCCGCTGCTCGACTTCGACCCCACCGGCAAGAAGGCACACCGCAACGCCCACCGCTGCCAGACGTTCCCCCTCGCGGCGGTCGCGCGACTCACCGACGTCACGCTGCGCCTCGACACCCGACGGGGCGTCACCAGCAGGCGTGTCGATCCCGTCAACATGCCGCTCGCCGACATGCCGCCCGCGCTGATCCACGTCGGCTCGCGCGAGGTGCTGATGGCCGATGCCGAGCTGATGGCCAACCGACTCGTCTCGGCGGGAGTCCCGTGCGACCTGCAGGTCTGGGAGAAGCAGGTGCACGTGTTCCAGGCCGCCGCGTCCTGGGTGCCGGAGGCGCGGGTCGCGATCGACGAGATCGGGGCGTTCGTGCGCGGGCTCGCCGAGCGCGAGGTCGTCGAGACCTTCTCGACCCCCGCCACCCCACCCGTCGCTGCAGACGTCGAGCGCCCCACCGCACGTGTGGCGCAGCTCTGA
- a CDS encoding FdhF/YdeP family oxidoreductase, whose protein sequence is MGKDSIDEANLRVHGPEDHAAGVKAVAVSMKRAVGHMGVKNTAKTLLKLNQADGFDCMSCAWPDPDPENRHAAEFCENGAKAVAEEATKDRATPAFFARHSIAELDSHDEYWLGQQGRITHPMVKRPGGTHYEPIEWDEANAIIAREISALDSPDEAIFYTSGRASNEAAFAYQLFARALGTNNMPDCSNMCHESTSIALAESIGIGKASVSMNDVYQADVILIAGQNPGTNHPRMLSALEIAKRRGAKIIAVNPLREAGLHNFRNPQVPRGIVGKGTDIADLHLPIRINGDLALFQAIGSLLVEWDALDHDFIERHTTGFKQWAEHVRAVDWTTVEHATGLSRQQITQAAEMIRGSDKTIYCWAMGLTQHRNAVATIKEVCNVAFARGDIGKPGAGLFPVRGHSNVQGDRTMGIWERPPQSFLDAMQAEFGFDPPREHGLDTVDSIRAMRDGKAHVFIGLGGNFVHASPDTAVTAEAMTKTRLTVQISTKLNRSHLRCGDTALILPTLGRTEKDVRGGKEQFVSVEDSVCSVHASRGVLDPASPHLRSETAIICGFAEATLGDRHGIRWAAMRDDYDVIRDHISRVVVGCEDYTAKVDRPGGFVLPHPPRDNRTFQTTSGLAEFVASPINVLEVPEGHLLLQTLRSHDQYNTTIYGMSDRYRGIEGGRRVVFIHPDDIAHLGFADGDLVDLTARWDDDDIDRVAPDFRIVSYDTPRGTAAAYYPETNPLVPLDSTAEHSNTPTSKAVIISLTPADAHRTRHGSYDSEQPEAWKRGQDATGSDDGHKHHPQPVHLS, encoded by the coding sequence ATGGGCAAGGACAGCATCGACGAGGCGAACCTCAGGGTTCACGGACCGGAGGACCACGCCGCCGGCGTCAAGGCGGTGGCCGTCTCGATGAAGCGCGCCGTGGGGCACATGGGGGTCAAGAACACCGCCAAGACCCTGCTCAAGCTCAACCAGGCCGACGGCTTCGACTGCATGAGCTGCGCGTGGCCCGATCCTGACCCCGAGAACCGTCACGCCGCCGAGTTCTGCGAGAACGGTGCCAAGGCCGTCGCCGAGGAGGCGACCAAGGACCGCGCGACGCCAGCCTTCTTCGCCCGGCACAGCATCGCCGAGCTCGACTCGCACGACGAGTACTGGCTCGGCCAGCAGGGCCGCATCACGCACCCCATGGTCAAGCGCCCCGGTGGCACGCACTACGAGCCCATCGAGTGGGACGAGGCCAACGCGATCATCGCGCGCGAGATCTCGGCGCTCGACTCCCCCGACGAGGCGATCTTCTACACGTCCGGTCGCGCGTCCAACGAGGCCGCGTTCGCCTACCAGCTGTTCGCCCGGGCGCTGGGCACCAACAACATGCCCGACTGCTCGAACATGTGCCACGAGTCGACCAGCATCGCGCTGGCCGAGTCGATCGGCATCGGCAAGGCCAGCGTCTCGATGAACGACGTCTACCAGGCCGACGTCATCCTCATCGCGGGTCAGAACCCGGGCACCAACCACCCGCGCATGCTGTCGGCACTCGAGATCGCCAAACGCCGCGGTGCCAAGATCATCGCGGTCAACCCCCTGCGCGAGGCCGGTCTGCACAACTTCCGCAACCCGCAGGTGCCGCGCGGCATCGTCGGCAAGGGCACCGACATCGCCGATCTGCACCTGCCGATCAGGATCAACGGTGATCTGGCCCTGTTCCAGGCGATCGGCTCGCTGCTCGTCGAGTGGGACGCCCTCGACCACGACTTCATCGAGCGCCACACGACGGGCTTCAAGCAGTGGGCCGAGCACGTGCGGGCGGTCGACTGGACGACGGTCGAGCACGCCACGGGACTCTCGCGGCAGCAGATCACGCAGGCCGCCGAGATGATCCGCGGCTCCGACAAGACGATCTACTGCTGGGCCATGGGTCTCACGCAGCACCGCAACGCCGTCGCCACGATCAAGGAGGTCTGCAACGTCGCGTTCGCCCGCGGCGACATCGGCAAGCCCGGTGCCGGGCTGTTCCCCGTCCGCGGTCACTCCAACGTGCAGGGCGACCGCACGATGGGCATCTGGGAGCGTCCGCCCCAGTCGTTCCTCGACGCAATGCAGGCCGAGTTCGGCTTCGACCCGCCGCGCGAGCACGGGCTCGACACCGTCGACTCGATCCGCGCGATGCGCGACGGCAAGGCCCACGTCTTCATCGGCCTGGGAGGCAACTTCGTGCACGCCTCCCCCGACACCGCCGTCACGGCCGAGGCGATGACCAAGACCCGGCTGACGGTGCAGATCTCGACCAAGCTCAACCGCTCGCACCTGCGCTGCGGCGACACGGCCCTGATCCTGCCGACCCTCGGCCGCACCGAGAAGGACGTCCGCGGCGGCAAGGAGCAGTTCGTCAGCGTCGAGGATTCGGTGTGCTCCGTCCACGCGTCGCGCGGGGTGCTCGACCCGGCCAGCCCGCACCTGCGCTCGGAGACCGCGATCATCTGCGGCTTCGCCGAGGCGACGCTGGGCGACCGCCACGGCATCCGCTGGGCCGCGATGCGCGACGACTACGACGTCATCCGCGACCACATCTCGAGGGTCGTCGTCGGCTGCGAGGACTACACGGCCAAGGTCGACCGCCCCGGCGGGTTCGTGCTCCCCCACCCGCCCCGTGACAACCGCACGTTCCAGACGACGTCGGGCCTCGCGGAGTTCGTCGCATCGCCGATCAACGTGCTCGAGGTGCCCGAGGGGCACCTGCTGCTGCAGACGCTGCGCAGCCACGACCAGTACAACACCACGATCTACGGCATGAGCGACCGCTACCGCGGCATCGAGGGCGGCCGACGGGTCGTGTTCATCCACCCCGACGACATCGCGCACCTGGGCTTCGCCGACGGCGACCTCGTCGACCTCACGGCCCGCTGGGACGACGACGACATCGACCGCGTGGCTCCCGACTTCCGCATCGTCTCGTACGACACGCCCCGCGGCACGGCGGCGGCGTACTACCCCGAGACCAATCCGCTGGTGCCCCTCGACTCGACCGCCGAGCACAGCAACACGCCGACGTCGAAGGCCGTCATCATCAGCCTCACCCCGGCCGATGCGCACCGCACGCGTCACGGGTCGTACGACTCGGAGCAGCCGGAGGCCTGGAAGCGCGGGCAGGACGCCACGGGCTCGGACGACGGGCACAAGCACCACCCACAGCCCGTGCACCTGTCGTGA
- a CDS encoding DUF1810 domain-containing protein: MTDAWDLDRFVEAQDGGTYEQALGELTVGAKRSHWMWFVFPQVAGLGRSEMSVRYALSSVDEAAAYWAHDVLGPRYEECCRALVDLGDVPMSEVLGAVDAQKLHSSLTLFSTAAPATATFELLLARHFDGEPDQATTALI, encoded by the coding sequence GTGACCGACGCGTGGGACCTCGACCGGTTCGTCGAGGCCCAGGACGGTGGCACGTACGAGCAGGCGCTCGGCGAGCTGACGGTCGGGGCCAAGCGCAGCCACTGGATGTGGTTCGTGTTCCCACAGGTCGCAGGACTCGGACGCAGCGAGATGTCGGTGCGCTACGCGCTCTCGAGCGTCGACGAGGCGGCGGCCTACTGGGCGCACGACGTGCTCGGCCCCCGTTACGAGGAGTGCTGCCGCGCGCTGGTCGACCTCGGCGACGTCCCGATGTCCGAGGTGCTGGGTGCCGTCGACGCCCAGAAGCTGCACTCGTCGCTGACCCTGTTCAGCACCGCCGCTCCCGCCACGGCGACGTTCGAGCTGCTGCTCGCCCGACACTTCGACGGCGAGCCCGACCAGGCGACGACAGCCCTGATCTGA
- a CDS encoding ABC transporter substrate-binding protein, with protein MARTTRTTTLSVLGLALVATTALSACTGSDDAPPPREPAEVGLTVKGVKDISIGLLVSSASSAGEGSDYTGPSAGAELATYRLGLGDTKVQIKIADDQGDADEATTDVQTLIDEGVSGIVVATSGEHVLPALETASAAGVAVVAPYLRTEQPLPDGVYVTGPSEDAITASIKRAMQTDEVSAPAVITADDVPVPAVGGGAPLPFTGSGLDDLVDTVTKGVEKKTLDSVVVSASAASEGAVVAALQGAVPDVPIYLTPEALTPSFASALDNNSGTTSGRFVSVGAPASDSTTLGSTTAADSAAAYFAALRLAAGDTSFTSALDETPFSTVAADADLPSHDAVLALVHAAAKARSGEPAKVASALATLTLGVKDALAGPALDFTSSYALPADSVAPLYATTQDPGVRPAGDSPVLTWFELTDDDA; from the coding sequence ATGGCACGCACGACCCGCACCACGACTCTGTCGGTCCTCGGTCTGGCCCTCGTCGCGACGACGGCGCTGTCCGCCTGCACGGGCAGTGACGACGCGCCGCCTCCCCGCGAGCCGGCCGAGGTCGGTCTGACGGTCAAGGGCGTCAAGGACATCTCGATCGGCCTGCTCGTCTCGTCGGCGTCGTCGGCCGGCGAGGGCTCCGACTACACGGGCCCCTCCGCGGGTGCCGAGCTGGCGACGTACCGGCTTGGCCTCGGCGACACCAAGGTGCAGATCAAGATCGCCGACGACCAGGGCGATGCCGACGAGGCGACGACCGATGTGCAGACGTTGATCGACGAGGGCGTCTCGGGCATCGTCGTGGCCACGTCCGGCGAGCACGTCCTGCCTGCCCTCGAGACCGCCTCCGCGGCCGGGGTGGCCGTCGTGGCCCCGTACCTGCGCACCGAGCAGCCCCTGCCCGACGGCGTGTACGTCACGGGACCGAGCGAGGACGCGATCACCGCCTCGATCAAGCGGGCCATGCAGACCGACGAGGTCTCCGCGCCGGCTGTCATCACGGCGGACGACGTCCCCGTGCCGGCTGTCGGTGGCGGCGCGCCCCTGCCGTTCACGGGATCAGGCCTCGACGACCTCGTCGACACCGTGACGAAGGGCGTCGAGAAGAAGACCCTCGACAGCGTCGTGGTCAGCGCGTCGGCCGCCAGCGAGGGAGCCGTCGTCGCCGCGCTCCAGGGCGCTGTGCCCGACGTCCCGATCTATCTGACCCCCGAGGCGCTGACCCCGTCCTTCGCGTCGGCGCTCGACAACAACTCCGGCACGACGTCGGGACGCTTCGTGTCGGTCGGGGCCCCGGCGTCCGACTCCACGACGCTCGGCTCGACGACGGCGGCCGACTCCGCCGCCGCCTACTTCGCCGCGCTCCGGCTGGCCGCCGGTGACACGTCGTTCACCTCGGCGCTCGACGAGACGCCGTTCTCGACCGTCGCCGCCGATGCCGACCTCCCGAGCCACGACGCGGTCCTCGCGCTGGTGCATGCCGCCGCGAAGGCCAGGTCGGGCGAGCCCGCCAAGGTCGCCTCGGCGCTCGCGACGCTCACGCTCGGCGTCAAGGACGCGCTGGCCGGCCCGGCCCTCGACTTCACGTCGTCGTACGCGCTGCCCGCCGACAGCGTGGCACCGCTCTACGCCACGACCCAGGACCCGGGAGTGCGGCCCGCCGGCGACTCCCCCGTGCTGACCTGGTTCGAGCTCACCGACGACGACGCTTAG
- a CDS encoding WS/DGAT/MGAT family O-acyltransferase, whose amino-acid sequence MSFMPPTDSMFLLAESREHPMHVGGLQLFTPPDGAGPDFVREVLDSFRSHDVSPLFRKRPAEPVGSLGNTWWKVDDAIDLEYHVRHSAVPQPGRIRELLQLTSRWHGSLLDRHRPLWEAHVVEGLADGRFAVYSKVHHSMVDGVGALGLMKRSLSVDPEARDCVPPWSLPSRGGPGPRERKGFDPMGLLRAGADVAGDVAGLLPATLRIANQVIRDGDVTLPRAPKTILNGPVGGARRFAAQSWEIERIQRVAKSSATTLNDVVLAMVSGALRQYLLDQHALPDDPMTAMVPISLAMRADSAGGADGGNAVGAIVVNLATDREQGATRLEEIAYSSRQAKKIMGDLTPTQILAFSAIQMLPLAMTPVPGFVRYTHPPFNVIISNVPGPKEPRYFNGARLEGMYPVSIVLDGQALNITLTSRDKYLDFGLIGCRRSVPHLQRLLTHLESSLAELEESWG is encoded by the coding sequence ATGTCCTTCATGCCTCCCACCGACTCGATGTTCCTGCTGGCCGAGTCGCGAGAGCACCCCATGCACGTCGGCGGCCTGCAACTGTTCACGCCACCCGACGGCGCGGGGCCCGACTTCGTCCGCGAGGTGCTCGACTCGTTCAGGAGCCACGATGTCTCGCCGCTGTTCCGCAAGCGTCCGGCCGAGCCCGTGGGGTCGCTGGGCAACACGTGGTGGAAGGTCGACGACGCGATCGACCTGGAGTACCACGTGCGTCACTCCGCGGTGCCGCAGCCGGGACGCATCCGCGAGTTGCTGCAGCTGACGTCGCGCTGGCACGGCTCGCTGCTCGACCGTCACCGTCCGCTCTGGGAGGCGCACGTCGTCGAGGGTCTGGCTGACGGGCGCTTCGCGGTCTACAGCAAGGTTCACCACTCGATGGTCGACGGTGTCGGGGCGCTGGGTCTCATGAAGCGGTCGCTGAGCGTCGATCCCGAGGCCCGCGACTGCGTCCCGCCGTGGTCGCTGCCGAGCCGCGGCGGACCGGGGCCGCGCGAGCGCAAGGGGTTCGACCCGATGGGCCTGCTGCGCGCGGGGGCCGACGTGGCCGGCGACGTCGCAGGGCTCCTGCCGGCCACGCTGCGCATCGCCAACCAGGTCATCCGCGACGGCGACGTGACGCTGCCGCGGGCGCCCAAGACGATCCTCAACGGTCCGGTGGGCGGCGCTCGTCGATTCGCGGCGCAGTCGTGGGAGATCGAGCGCATCCAGCGGGTCGCCAAGTCGTCCGCGACGACATTGAACGACGTCGTGCTGGCGATGGTGTCGGGCGCGCTGCGTCAGTACCTGCTCGACCAGCACGCACTGCCCGACGACCCGATGACGGCGATGGTGCCGATCTCGCTGGCGATGCGAGCCGACTCCGCCGGTGGGGCGGACGGAGGCAACGCGGTCGGCGCGATCGTCGTGAACCTGGCGACCGATCGCGAGCAGGGGGCGACCAGGCTGGAGGAGATCGCCTACTCGTCGCGTCAGGCCAAGAAGATCATGGGCGATCTCACCCCGACGCAGATCCTGGCCTTCTCGGCGATCCAGATGCTGCCGCTCGCGATGACGCCGGTGCCGGGATTCGTGCGCTACACCCACCCGCCGTTCAACGTCATCATCTCCAACGTTCCCGGACCGAAGGAGCCGCGCTACTTCAACGGCGCGCGCCTCGAGGGGATGTATCCCGTGTCGATCGTGCTCGACGGCCAGGCACTCAACATCACGCTGACGAGTCGCGACAAGTACCTCGACTTCGGCCTGATCGGCTGTCGCCGCAGCGTCCCTCACCTGCAGCGACTGCTCACGCACCTCGAGTCGTCACTGGCGGAGCTGGAGGAGAGCTGGGGCTGA
- a CDS encoding DUF1003 domain-containing protein, protein MAERARLDQPREVRRSFRPRRGESDPERFGRFAESTARFLGTATFIAWMTVFVAVWIGWNMPYGPDRPRWDEYPYIFLTLILSLQASYAAPLILLAQNRQEARDRVTQEQDRAAAAQTTADMEFLAREVASLRMGIGEVATRDFIRGELRNLVSDLERRDDEDDDRD, encoded by the coding sequence ATGGCTGAGCGCGCCCGCCTCGACCAGCCCCGCGAGGTCCGCCGCAGCTTCCGGCCGCGCCGCGGAGAGTCCGATCCCGAGCGGTTCGGGCGCTTCGCCGAGTCGACGGCACGCTTCCTCGGCACGGCGACCTTCATAGCGTGGATGACGGTGTTCGTCGCGGTGTGGATCGGCTGGAACATGCCGTACGGCCCCGACCGTCCCCGCTGGGACGAGTACCCCTACATCTTCCTGACGCTGATCCTGTCGCTCCAGGCGTCGTACGCCGCTCCGCTGATCCTGCTGGCACAGAATCGCCAGGAGGCCCGCGACCGTGTCACGCAGGAGCAGGACCGTGCCGCCGCGGCCCAGACCACCGCCGACATGGAGTTCCTCGCCCGCGAGGTCGCGAGCCTGCGCATGGGCATCGGCGAGGTCGCCACGCGTGACTTCATCCGCGGTGAGCTGCGCAACCTCGTCAGCGACCTCGAGCGCCGCGACGACGAGGACGACGACCGCGACTGA